From Lolium perenne isolate Kyuss_39 chromosome 5, Kyuss_2.0, whole genome shotgun sequence, a single genomic window includes:
- the LOC127303974 gene encoding uncharacterized protein, with the protein MAPSSSSSSSRSASRSGGSTSAFVKKEPASPSTPIVVKKEPEAQRAEDAAVAEAIARSLKDLVPADNTLPIDAALDWSRRDWERQEAEQRRRLLDLAAARQRAVRAAAPSAATNAAPRPVEQIKLEESSDDDMYRPTPPRVGDPGKGSSRCCHILIGSGKVPVTELIKTNFVIQQSISRWTISASTGIVGDACIVGLYVSIMILVMLWGKRIRGYENPVEQYGMNLTSVSRVQEFLQGLVGGVAVVWLVHSTSILLGFATLREGPSSFLARPFDLLKYSSNSLLLALRGFITATSIAVVEEVVFRSWLPEEVAVDLGYYHAILMSGLAFSLIHRSLPSVPGFLLLSLVLFGLKQRTRGNLAAPIGMRSGIMTASYLTRSSSIITFKPETPLWMISTYHLHPFDGAIGLSICALLAILFFPQKPGQKDTSLS; encoded by the exons ATGgcgccgtcctcctcctcgtctagCTCGAGATCGGCGTCCAGGTCCGGCGGGTCGACGTCGGCcttcgtcaagaaggagccggcgtctccttCGACACCGATCGTCGTCAAGAAGGAAccg GAGGCCCAGCGCGCCgaggacgccgcggtggcggaggcgatcgccaggtcgctcaagGACCTGGTCCCCGCCGACAACACCCTCCCCATCGACGCCGCGCTCGACTGGTCCAGGCGGGACTGGGAGcggcaggaggcggagcagcggcggcggctgctggacCTGGCTGCCGCGCGACAACGCGccgtccgcgccgccgcaccgtcCGCAGCAACGAACGCCGCGCCCAGGCCTGTCGAGCagatcaagctcgaggagagcagcgacgacgacatgtACCGGCCGACGCCGCCACGCGTCGGCGACCCTGGCAAGGGTtcgagccgctg TTGTCACATTCTGATTGGTTCTGGAAAAGTGCCTGTTACTGAATT AATAAAAACAAATTTTGTAATCCAACAATCGATCTCTCGCTGGACAATAAGCGCTTCAACAGGAATTGTTGGAGATGCTTGCATTGTTGGCCTGTATGTATCTATAATGATACTTGTCATGCTATGGGGAAAAAGAATACGTGGCTATGAAAATCCAGTTGAGCAATATGGGATGAATCTTACATCTGTGTCAAGG GTGCAAGAATTTCTGCAAGGTCTTGTTGGAGGCGTGGCTGTTGTTTGGTTGGTGCATTCGACAAGTATTTTACTTGGCTTTGCAACTCTTCGAGAAGGGCCCTCTTCATTCTTAGCTAGACCATTTGATCTTCTCAAATATTCAAGTAATTCCTTGTTGCTAGCTCTTAGAGGGTTTATCACAGCAACTAGCATTGCTGTGGTGGAAGAAGTGGTTTTCCGATCATGGCTTCCGGAAGAAGTTGCGGTTGATCTTGGTTACTACCATGCCATTCTGATGTCTGGACTTGCCTTTTCTCTAATTCACCG GTCTCTACCTTCAGTACCAGGTTTCTTGCTACTTTCTCTGGTGCTATTTGGGCTTAAGCAAAGAACGCGAGGGAATCTTGCTGCACCAATTGGCATGCGTTCTGGAATTATGACTGCTAGTTATCTCACAAGAAGTAGCAGCATTATTACATTCAAACCTGAAACACCATTATGGATGATTAGCACATACCATCTGCATCCTTTCGATGGTGCAATTGGCTTAAGTATATGTGCGTTACTTGCTATTCTTTTCTTCCCGCAAAAACCTGGTCAGAAGGATACCTCTCTCTCATGA